The Hordeum vulgare subsp. vulgare chromosome 7H, MorexV3_pseudomolecules_assembly, whole genome shotgun sequence DNA window AACAGTTGGGAGTTCACTactgtcaagaagaaagacaccAAACCCAAAATAAGAACAGTTCAAACTACAAATAAACATTGCCACGTTCCCCTTTCGGGTGACTAACTCCATATACACCCATATTAGCCAGTGTTAATGGAACAATCTGCTCAACAGGGACGTATATATGCCAAAGAGTGTCTATGCCAAGTGCCACCAGTCTCACTGCGGAAGTTAACCAGAAGCAAGAGTAGGTGATCTTTGCTGAGAAAGGAAACAGTTTCCCCTTTGCGAAACACAGAAATAAAGGATCAAGCTTCACATGGGAGATGCTAGAACTTTCTTAAGGGCTCTCAGACTTGGGTTGCAGCAGGAATGAAGGTAAGAAAGAGCCCATCCCAGTGAAGCAAGCAACTTTTTCCAGGTTCTCAGTTGGTTATACTAGGAGCCCAAAGAAGCATATGCTGATGAACAAAGTGACCCATGCCAGCAACCCATGAAGTAAACAAGATGACACGGTGACAATGCATCCTCCCGAGTAACAATTCTCGCAGGGATAACAAAGGATCTTATGTTGGTCTAACTGAGAGAAGCGCCATAGAACAGTACTAGAGCAAGCATTTGGACCCATGGTTGAACAGCAAAATTTTAGCACTAGGCCAAGCAGACCAATAGGAACACAAAGGCCAAATGTCTGCGAAAAATTACTGTGAGAATCAAAGCTTATTAAGAAAGAATAATTCAAACAAAAGGTTTTACCATTTTTTCATTGGTCAATGGTTTCCGATGGAATATTTAAGGAGATGGCGCACAGAGCGTTGATTCTTTCCTCGAGACCACAACAAGACTAAATAAAGAGCTGTAGTTCTTCAACATCCTTGACATCAAGACCGCAATTCCAATAACCACAGCGATGCAATACAAGAACAGCACCAAAGGCCAGTATCATGACAGGACTTTTACCATCAGAGCAACTCAGAAACATGGATCCCAAATATAACTCAGACAAAATAACGCAATCCACTGAAGCTCCCAAGGAACCGGTTACAAGCCAAATCCAGATAGGAACATTGGTAAACCAAGCACTAGTCAGCATGGATAACAAAAGCATTAAACTTCTCATAAGAGTACAACAGCAAACCATTTGCTGCCTTATGTGATAAAGCAAACATACCACTAGTATTATCCAATACCTTTCATACCTGAGACAGAATCTCCACCATCAAGATCAGTATTCATCTCGGCTGCGACGATCATACGGCCCAGACCTGTCACGGCTGTATCGATCACCGCCACCGCTGCTGCGGCTTCCTCCATCACGACTCCCAGAATAGCGATCACCACCACGGTCAGGCCCATAGCGACTGCTGCCGTTGCTACCACCATACTTGTCATCCCTGCCACCATCCCTTCCACCATACCTGTCATCCCTGCTACTATACCTGTCATCCCTGCTACTATACCTGTCATCCCTGCCACCATACCTGTCCCCACCATCACCAGAAGGGCACTCCCTTGCGAAATGACCAGGTTTGCCACATTTGTAGCAATCAccgccaccaccacgaccaccaccacgaccGCCACCAAAATCACGGCCACCACCATAGCGGTCACCGCCACCACGATAGTCTCGATCTCCATCACGATCCCTGCCTGAACCTTGAGGTTGTGCTCTTTCAACAGTAATATTCCTTCCATCCAAATCAATTCCATTCATAGCCTCAACAGCTTCTTCCATGGCCTTCTTGTCATCAAAAGTCACAAACCCAAAGCCACGTGATCGGCCAGAGAACTTGTCAAGAACCACCTGCACATTGATAGACATGTGGCATATAAATCATCGCAGATAGCAAGAGTTACCAAGCCAGAGAAAATAGATCCTTATTTGTACCACACCACCATAAGATATGCACATATGCTACAATGTACTCTACCAACTACCATAACAAGAAATCATCCAAAACCTAGTGCAGGTTCACAGTTAAGCATAAAATTCAtggacaaatttaccaaatggacaGAATGAATGATAGATTAACCAAAAAATATTCCAGTTGCTTACATATCTCAGCATCACATGTGTTTAGTGGCAAAATTGTAATTATTGGTAAGGGAAAGCCTACAATATGGTAGAAGTTTGTTTGGATAAGAAAAGCATGCATATATTCGACAAAGCTAAGCATTTCATGCCCATATGAAAAGAAAATTACCTTGGTCTCAGTAACTCGACCAAATTTCCCAAATGCATCCTTCAGATCCACATCAGTTGTGTTCCATGACAGACTACCAACAAAGCAACGGTAATCATCGGCGTCCGACATCGGGCAACTATAAAACACAACTGTCAGTGGCTACAAGGGGGTTTAACCTGGCACAAAGTACCAAAGGGGTTCTTCGACCTAGCAAAAAGTACTGGGCATTTATGAGTTATTTGCAAAAGGATAACCTAGCGCCACCATCCCAGATTGATTAGTCATCAAATATAAGGCAGACCAATATATAAAGGATTTACAACTAAGTAACAAAGATTGACTCCAGTCCTTGGACTCAGCTGGGAGGCAACTAAGCATTATCCGCCTGAACATCTGAGTTGACAACTAATTTTCAAAGAGCTGAAGCACTTCTTGACATAATACTTGACAACTACCACCGCAAACTAGGAGTAGTAAACAACCTAGAAGAATATTGTCCTGGAATCGGGTCGTTCTTCCTGCTTTTGGTATCCTATAAAGGCTAAATTGTAACTCGATCTACCACCGCAAACTAACTACAAAGAATAAGTCTTCCGCCGTGACTAATCAGAACAGGCATAGAGGCAGCAAGCCACGAGAAATACAGATCGAAAATTCACGCAAAATTAACCGGTGAAATTGAAACGAAAAGGAGAGTCCCTTTTGTGCCAGCTGAGCATCGCGACCTAAACCTATTCTAACAAACGGCGATCGAATCTCATAATACGCATCTGAGCGTATTAGAACAACGCATGGATCTGCCGCGGGGGAAAGCGCAGATCTAAACCTAGAGAGAATATCGAAACGAGGCCAGCAAGACGTAGAGATTGACGTGGCGAGGAGGAGGAACGTCGTATTACCTAGGTCAATAGGTCTCCGAGCTTGGTCGTCGGCGGCGAGAGGTTTTAGTCGGAAATCGatctctcttctctctcccctTTTGCGAGACGAAGAGATAAGGTCTAGACTCTAGAGGCCAAGAGTGGGGGCCAATATATACTGCAGACTCCAGCTAATCTGAGAAAAAGACCGTCTGATCACAGATCAACGGATCTCGTTGATCGTGCGCCCTTTGCCCTTTTTTAGAATCAAGCCCAAAAACGGCCCAACACGGCTGAGATTCCTCGCCTGCTAGGTTAGTACCAGCTGGACTGAGATCCCGTGCCCCGCTCAAGGCCAGGATCCACCATCTGCTCCCATCCGACGGACTACAGCGAGTCAACGAAAAATAGGACCAGCCTGCTCGATCCGAAACGAAGCGACAGCGATCCGGGAACTGCCGTGGAGCTGTGCCGTCATCGCCGTCGTGGGGAAGGGCGCCATGGGATCTCCGACGGCGACCACTGGATAAACGGCGCCGGCAATCCCCTCCGCCCCACGTCGTCTTCTCATCCCCGCTCCGCTCCGACGAGCTCCGACGACCGCGTCCGCCCTCCCGCCCTGCTCCGACGAGCTCCGTCGACCGCGTCCGCCCTCCCGCCTCGCTCCAACAAGCTCCGACGACCACGTCCCCTCAAGGCTGGCGTCCCCTTCCTCTGTTCCACGCGCGACGACGCGAGGCGAGCTGTTGGTCCCGTCGCCAAGGGGAAGGGAGACGAGCTGCTCCGGCTCCTCCTCCAGGACATGTCTGTACTACACACTAACAACAAATTCAGTTAGCAGTTAGCACTGGACAACTCCAGGATACAAAATTCAGTAAAATGAAAATAGAGACAGCATCAATAAAGTGTTTAATCTGCAGAATTTAGTACCGAAAATGAATTGAAGAAGAGTTGAACCGGGGCATTCATTATACAATTAAttagaaaataaaatcaaaatgaATTGAACAATGTACAAACTTTGAGCATTAGTAACTCAAATTTGGCAACAACAATATGTTCTTACATAATCCTTGAAGTACATAAATTAGGCCAATCTACTTGCACACTTAGGCCACGAAAGACTATGGTCAGCCCCCAAAATCCAAAATACTATAGTCATCTTTGTCTAAAATACTAGTCAAAATGTCCAAAATACTTCATCCGGTTTTCTAAACCTCATACCAATTTGAGGCATCCCCTTGTCAATTTCCCCCATTGCACAACACTTGCAAATGCACAACACTCAAACCTCATATTAATGCATGACAATGGAGACAATATAGGGTAAAGAAACACACAATCAGAAATTTTTCCAACACTATTTTCAGTATTGAAGTAACAATTCAATGACATGGCTAATTTTCAGTACTAAACTAACAAGTAAGCACAATTTTCAGTTTTGAAATATACATATACAGAGGACGGACAGAGATAACATGCTCTGTACTGGAGTGGTCGCAGGGGCGGGAGCTCGTCGGAGCGGGGCGGAGCGGGAGGGCGGACGCGGTCGTCGGAGCGGGGCGGGAGGGCGGACGCGGTCGTCGGAGCTCGTCGGAGCGGGACGGGGATGAGAAGCCGTGGGGCGGAGGGGATTGCCGGCGCCGTTTATCCGGTGGCCGCCGCCGGAGATCCCATGGCGCCCTTCcccacggcggcgacgacggcacaGCTCCACGGCAGTTCCCGGATCACTGTCGCTTCGTTTCGGATCGAGCAGACTGGTCCTATTTTTCGTTGACTCGTTGTAGTCCGTCGGATGGGGAGCAGATGGTGGATCCTGGGCCTCAGGGCACAGCGTGCCCTTCCTTGAGCGGGGCACGGGATCTCAGTCCCTACCAGCTTTGCCCTTTTTATTGAGCTTTGCTCCCCTCAAAAATAAAATTAAGCTTTGCTAGAGTtacatattattttattttattttttacggTTAAGTTACATACGTTTTTAGGCTGCTCGTAACTTAGACTACTATAACATGCATATGTTAGTCTATACTAGCTaaatacccgtgcgttgcaacgggggaTAAACATCAAATGTGTTAAATATATACCTTTTAAGATCCGCAATAATGCCACTTACAAAATTTAAAATAATTCTTTTAAGTGGTTTTCATGATAGCTAATTCACATTTGGGTTAGCATGGCACATTATATTCTTGCAATGTAGCCAAAATTAAAAGGAAAGGCAACTAAAAGGGCACAAGGAGAGGAATATACTGTGCTCAAATTCTCATCGCTGCAAACATTGCAAACATTGATATATAAGTGAACATCTCTCTTCTAGGAGAGATGGcctgggaggggaggggaagtGCCAACTACCGCGTCGTTGCGTTGGAGTGCAGGGCGGCGGCGTTGCTGATGCTTGCGTCCGAGTAGGTGCCGCCGCACTCCGGCGCTCGGCACCACTGTATTCTTCGCCGGCTGGTTCACCGTCACGTTGTCTGATGAGGGAAGCTGGAAGCTTCTATGGTGCCGCGGGCTACGGTCCCTCCCAAACCGGTGATCCAACCGCGACAACAAGGGGAAGAACAAGGTAGCAATGACGATGAGCAGTTGACGGTTGCCGAGAAGGGCGGCTCGTCGTGGTAGAGAGCACGCAGATAATTCTTTTCGGTGGGAGACGGAAGTGGGGGCGCGAGGGGTTGGGGGAGATGGGTGGGTGCGTGCGTGCCTGACGGACCGACGGTTGTTGCCCTTTTTCCGGGGGTTTTTGTACGAGTGAAGGTGGGAGGGTGAGGTTGAACCATCATGACTGTAGATTCTCCTTTAATAGTTTTAAAATAAATGTTTGAattgagaaacattcgtcaatcaCGATGTCATGTAATTTTCATTCATAACAACATGATTCTCTAccatgctccttccttcttgacgccAGCTCTATCTTCATAAAAAGAGGGAGCTCCTCACTGCCTTGTCGCTCCAAGGAATGACACCGGGACACCCCCAATCCTAGCAGCCAAGTTCACATGCCCAATACCGCCCTATTGCCGTCACCGGTTGTGACGAATGTCGGCTCTGTGAATCAGGCGAGTGCGGCTCTACTCCTCTTTTCCATCACCCTTTACATCCCTCGATCAGCACATAATTCACATGGCCAATGTGATTAAATCATGATGCgagttcaagatcaaaagaagtaCTCCGTCCCACATGCGAAAGTGAAGTACACTGCATTTTTTTTACATGAGTACACGACATTCACTTGCCTAGGAGACGGAGACAGCACTGGAAACATGAGAGATTCCACAACTCACCGCACGTCAGTTAGCTCCAGATTACAAGCTATGCAAAGCCTAGCAGTCTCAATAACACACTATACAGCAAGCTCAGAGCTTGGAAGCCAAAACTTACATCGCCAATACTGCGTTGTACTCAGCCAAGATGAAAAGAAACAGATCATCAAAGAATGCAATACACGTGCAAAACAGAGTGGTAACCAATCGTCTGGGGTCTGCATTTACATGTCTTTGGCCATGGGACGGCGGAGTTAGCCGTGATCTTTGCTGTGGCCGATGCGGACGCCGCCATGGACTCAACATGGTGGATCTGCCGAGGAGCAGGACGAAGCCAAGGAACGTGGTTGACAAGCCGAACGTATACCTGTGGAGTGGTAGTCATGGCCGCAGTTTGCATCAGAGCGAAGAAAGATAATCTTAGGTTCAGAACGATTCATGGTATGGAACTACCTGGTAGTAGAGCTTCTTCTCCAAAAGATTACGGAGAGCAACCACTGTAGGAAAGATATCAAAAGTTGTTAGTTTTCCAAGGATGATAACAGTGGCAATGTTATGGAACACCGAACTATTCAAGGGTGGACATGAAAAATTCAGATGGAATTAGCAAAGGCGGTTGAACAATAAACAAATACTCCGTATTATATAATGGTTTCCTTTTCCAAGTTACAGCTCCAAATAACGTAACCGAAAAACAGAACCGACATATCATGCAACATATGTTTTCAAGTGTCATTGTATCTCATTACTACCACGTCTAGCATGCCTGCAGGTTGCAGCACACTGCATTTTCACAAAATGAATAGATGAACGGATAACAAGAAAAGGAGTTCAGTCTGTAGTTGCGGATAATTATTAGCTGAAGTATTGTTAGCATTTGACATAACTTTGGTAAATGAGCTCTATTCACTTCACAGATTTGTTTATAAATAATCATCACAACCAATGAAAGCATTTTCATGTAAAGTAGCTGTAGTTTAAATTTCAATTATTAATGACCACGATGGATTACTCCTGAAGTGTATTATATGCATACGAGGGAGAAGAATATAATTGCTGCGACACACCATTTAAGCATCTCAAGCAACAATTTTCTACTCCCTgcatccggaattacttgtcgcataaatgaataaaaaaagatatatctagaactaaaataaatctagatacatccattcttgtgacaagtatttccggacggagggagtactaaaaaATTGGGGGCGGTATGTTATCTTTGACCAAACACACACGATGATGATATAAAAAATATCTTACAGTAATTTCATTTATCTAGTTTTATCTCCTAGGCAGCCGTACTTGCAAAATCTCATTTCATCTAGGCCACCACCAAAATTTTCCGCTAAATATATTAATCACATGCAATGCAACTATTCTGCAAATGTGCGACTCTCCAGTGTACTAAAATTATCACCTTAAGCACATCGTGCTAATGCACTCTCCCAAATGTAATAAGTAACTAAAAATGAATCCACCAAATGAGAAGTACTTTTATGCTCTCCTAAATAAGAGACACAAACTAAATCCTGAACATCTCCAAATAAAAATATGTGCAGCCCAGTCACTAAATTATCAACTCAAAGTTTATAAACATCAAGTTTGTGTTAACAGCAAAGAGTACGCAAGCTTATAATCGCACCTCCAAAGCAAGTTCATCCACTCAATCTAGCTGCAAATCTTGAAtcgcttataaacacattagctgGCATCAACTTAACAAAGAAACGACGGCAAATCATCAACATCCTAAAATTAGTTCAGAGTACTAACTGGTGCCTTGCTGCTTCAGTTCAAAAGAAATCAAAAATTCAGTTCATTCTACAAAGTTTAAGGGATGTCAAAACTCTGATTCTGTCCTGCACCCAGCGCGATGCATCCGATCTGTATAACAATAAGAATATCCTGTGAGTTACTGAAATTTTTGTATGTTTGGAAATACATGGTTTTGTTCATCGTACTAATTCTATATTATCAAAGTGGAAACactaaaaatatttataaagTGAAGATCACAAACATGATCAGCCTATGTGTCTTCCAAACAGAATAATTAACTTACATACACTCCTACACCTCCGTCAATTGTGACTATCAAAATAATCAAGCCCCTTAACTATCACAATTTTCTTCAATTACCAGAATCTTATACTATCAAATACATTCTTACAAAATGCTTTAGTATAATACCGTCGATGAATCCACCAGTAGAAGTCACTTAATTATCTTCTAAGATATAATTTAGCCAGTATAGATGGCAATTCTTTTTTTACCAAAAGGTAATATTTGCGAAAGACATTTTGTATTTGTTCAAACTACATCGCCACTTATATATTCCTTCCAACAATTTTTGGGACACAAAACAGAGTATTATAGTCTCAAGAAGCTAAAAAGAAAATTGTTGACTAACCTATAAGGTTAGACGCATACTCTACTATAATATGCACTTGGGGACATGGGCAGACTGCCGCACAGCCCCTCACAGTTTTTGCATGGGGAAGAGTTAGAACTGTAAATCCGTTGATGTTCCACATATGTTGTAAGCTTGATGAATACACTATTAACTTCCTGGTCCGACACACGACCAGTTCACTCACATACAGAAGATCGAGAACTAAATTCAAACCTTGTTGAATAACCCAGCTCGTTATTTTGCAATCCCCTATTCATAACATTGCGGTAGTGAATTAGTCGTAGCTCATAATCATTATTTCATGATCCTTATCAAGAACTAAATTCCATTAATGTTGAATATCCTTGGAATCTCTCACTTGGGAATCACCTTGTGGATATGGGGAAGCACAGTGTTAGcaataataaaaaacaaaaaacagagaagTAAGCTTGCAAATATGGGGAATCACCTTGTGGATATGGGGAAGCACAGTGTCTGTACTTTTTAGATccagcaacaacaaaaaacagagaAGTAAACTTGCAAATAACTATAAGTTGGACCGAGAAATAAGTATTGAACAGGTCATGGGCCCAAATATAAACTTGAAGTTGTTAATGCCCTTATACATCTGCATGCAGACTCGTATTCTTAcaccttttgtttttattttccctCTCATTGGAAGATAACCTTATACAGTGTGATGCATCCATATGTGCAGAGGTAATACAAGTGGTCACCTATAAGATATCGGTCTGTAATATGATAAGATATTAAAACGCAAGACGTGATGCACTTATAGCCAATTCAGGTTTTTAAAACCTTAGCCCGACAATCAAACATACATCAAGCATCATAGAGAGAATAAAAAATATTTCATGGACAATGCTTCCATGTTAAAAAAATATTAGTCTAGCACATGATCACTACACAACATGTATACATAGCCATAGGGTCTACAACTCTGCACTACCTACACGTAGTATATAATATTGAAGATTTTTGTTCGTAAACAATTCAGAGACACAATTGAAAATCTATTCAGGAGGACCAATTACCTGAGGTGAGTACTACTGTTACTTCTGTTTTTTGCAAGGGGGCATCAGCGCGAGCAGTAGCCCGGCTAATTATTCGTCATCTCCAATAGCAGATGTGCTCGGATTGCCTCGCCTTGAGTGGCGTATCATCTGCACAACTGATTGGTCGCTTGGTAAAGCTGAAGAAGATAATAGATGATGCAGGAGTAAGGGAAGAGTAAGGCCTGCAGGAGCGCGGGTGATCTCGTTGAGGCAGTCGCCGAGGACCCTCTCGTCGACGACCGTGGCATTCGAGGAAACTAAGCCGCGGGACGCCGAGGCCGGCGGCGAGGCCCGCCGTCCACGGGTGGCAGATGTCGGACACGATGCACGTCGCGGGCGGCGCGTGGGCGCGGAGGTGCCGCTCCAGCAGGTCTCGGAGGCGTGACGCGGCGAGGAGGTAGGCGGCCTCCTCGTCCAGCGGGATCTGGCCGACATCGTCGGTCCCGGCGAGGTCGAGCGGGAGCTCCATGAGCCGCACCGGCAGGCCAGACGACTCGACCGCGGGGCGGAGGCGCGCGGCGTAGGTTGGCGTGACGACGATGCTGGCGAGCGTGGCATGGGCGGCCAGCTGCAACGCCGCGTCCATCGCCGGGATCAGGTGGCCGTGGTGCATCAACGAGAGTCAGAAAAAAATTCGATGGAGCGGGGAGAGAGATGGGATCGGGAACGACGGGTACGGGAGATGAGGAGGCCGACGTGCGTGTGGGACGTGCGCTGCAGGTCGTgggtcttttttttttttttttttgcttttttcagGGTGAGGATGGGAGAAAGCCGTGGGTGGGAGGAGGGATCGTacatggccctgtttggatcctagggttagagttagattgggttagagttgagctatctaaccctcaaaaatccaaacagATAGGGTTAtattgggttagatgcatctacccacccaaaaactctaacccactcaagaggtgcttttttgggttagagttaggtggggacaaaaaaaagaaaaaaaaatcacttGCTACTACATCCAGCCCGCCCCAGATCCCACCAACCCCCCGtccctcccgtcgccctcccTCCTCACCATCCCAGCCGCCGGCAGCCCCAGCCGTCGGCCGCTGCGCCCTGCCgcggcccgccccgccccgccgccgggccgccccgccgcgccctgccGGCCACACAACGATCGGCCACACCAAATCCGGCAGTGAATATGGACAAAAGTAACCAAATGATTGAGAAAGGGCAtttattgtcaatctaaccctctcatccaaacacctcttgggttagagttagttcagggttagttgggggttagaatctaactctaacctctaacccggttagagtatccaaacagggccatgggAAGGAATCGATAGGTGGGAAGGGATCGACGGGGTGAGAGGCTGGTTGAACCATCACCACGACCgcagatcccctttaatagtactaGTTGAGTGCCCATGCGTTGCCACGGGTTAATAATAAATGTTAACGATCAAATAATTGTTTTGTTTTAAAAACATGTGTCAAACATGATAACATTTAGTTTGTATTCATATATGGCAGCAGTTGTCTCTCTCACACGTATCCTCCTCAGACATAAATCCCGTAGCAATGCACCAACTTCATCATGACCCAGCATCTCAACGGACCGACATATAACAGAGGGGTTTTTTCCTCAACAAAACACATTGCATATACAAACATAAGACAGGTAAAATAAGAATCTTAAACTGCTGGGTATGATGAACGCCTCTTAAAGCATGAACTTGATTTTGGTATTTGTAAACCTTAATTTATCATATAAAATAAATCTAATGAAAAAAATACTCGCAAAAAAGTTGTTGTTATTCCTTAGCCAACACATTGTAGAATATATCCGATTTTTCATTCCTGGACCTTTTTATTTTGAGGGAACATGATGGAATTCGTGAGCGGCGGAGCACATAACAATGCGGTGGGTTGGTGAGAGACCGACCCCTGACCTGTTGGCCTTGGGCAAATAGTTTCCTAAAAAAAGGCTCACAATACGACTAAGTTTTCAGGCTCCACGTGGTAAACATGGCTTCATCATATAAGTTTCTACGGTCGCCTAGCCCGGAGTTTTATAAATTTTTGGCTCTTTCATCTTCTGTTCATTTGCTTGAGGTTCTTCAGACAGCTCAATGCGCTCGCGTAGCTTCTCGTTGACCTTATTGTATTGGTCCCATCGAAGCAGCACCAACCTCTTAACCATGTCACCAATAGAGGTGTCTTGGCGCACGTCATTCCTAACATCTGAGACAAACATAAAAAACATTTAGTGGGACATGATAGAGCAATGTACTTGCAAAAACAAATACGTGGATAAAAAGTTACCGTCTAAATCACAGCCTATAGGGCCATCTTTGGGTGCCGGGAAGTGTTCGAATGTGAGCGTGGACGCGTCAGTCCCAAGAAGGGACCCTGATATACATTCACAGATACTTGATATAGCGGCAAGAAAAAATTAGATGAATAACAAAATTAAAGTAATAATCTTACTCGATGTATGATCAACCTCCATGTTGTAGGCCTTAAGAACAGCACGGTTACACTCTGCTTGCTGGAGATCTTCTTTGTATAAATTAAGTgtctttccaaaaattctgagaaaaattATATCATAACTGCTGGCAACTATTGCTATTTCTCGCATTCCATCTGGAGCATAGCAATCTATCTCAGGAGGACCGACATACATGACCACACCCGTGACATCTAAAAATGGAGGTCGGTTTGATGATAATCGCTGGCTAAAGATAATGTTTAAAGCAAGATTAGAATGAAATTAGAAATAATACCGGTGAGCGAGCCCTCCTCCAGATCAAGAACATCCATATGCATTAATAATGTGAACATTTTTTTGTGAGTTGATTAGAATCATGATCGATTCTGAATTGAACATCCATCTACAGTACATCGAATCCATTGTACTTTGAGTGACCAAATGATGAAAATTCGACAGCAGGGTCTCGTGCGACATTACCTCTGAACCGTAGGCGATGTGAGCAGAGTGTAGTCAAAAGCCTACCTGCTTGATGATAGTGAGTTTCTCGAACTACAATGTTGTCGTTTTATAGAGTACTGAGAGGCTATCAGTAATGCTTGGAGCGACGGACTCGCACTCTAAAATTGGAGTGTGGACTGTGGTTGGAATTTCAGGCCATGCGTCGCTTGAACGTACATGCAATAGCTATTTTTGGACCATGCAGAGTTTAACGGACATGAAAGtagcttttttttttttgatgaGCAGGATCCTAGAAATTAGCTATCCACTTGACCCATACAAGATATAATGGCACATGTACCATGACCACCCAAGAAGAGGTGTAGCTGCATTTGGTAACATAATTTCAGGATAACATCATTTTTTGGTCAAATATTGCGGCTGAAACTGTACGACATGCCCCTTTCTATTTCCAGGGTATGAATTATCGAGTGACAGCTTTGCATAAATTTTTGCTTAGCTAATCCGGAAAGCAACTTTAGCACCAAAGCATACTTCCTTTCAGCAGATAAATCGGTGCAAGATTCACCTAAGTATCCAAATCAAGGTATTGTGGCCAATTAATAATTAATGAAAGGTATTAAAGTGAGCACAAAATGACACTGGGGAACTGGAGGCGCTCACCGACACATTCTATCCactcaccctctctctctcttcgtcCGTCTCTCTTCACTCCCGTGcagaccatctcctccttcccctcccgtGCAGACCATCTCCTCTTTCCCCTCCCATGcagaccatctcctccttcccctcccgtGCAGACTGTGGGTGCCGCCGGCGTGCCGTGGCGCACGGCTTGGGACGGCGCGACCGACACCTACGGGAGCAACTCTACCTCCCCCACCTCTCCCTACGGCAAGGCTGCGCCGTGGTCAGCCTCCCACCCCAAT harbors:
- the LOC123411901 gene encoding glycine-rich RNA-binding protein RZ1A translates to MSDADDYRCFVGSLSWNTTDVDLKDAFGKFGRVTETKVVLDKFSGRSRGFGFVTFDDKKAMEEAVEAMNGIDLDGRNITVERAQPQGSGRDRDGDRDYRGGGDRYGGGRDFGGGRGGGRGGGGDCYKCGKPGHFARECPSGDGGDRYGGRDDRYSSRDDRYSSRDDRYGGRDGGRDDKYGGSNGSSRYGPDRGGDRYSGSRDGGSRSSGGGDRYSRDRSGPYDRRSRDEY
- the LOC123407862 gene encoding UDP-glycosyltransferase 73E1-like — its product is MHHGHLIPAMDAALQLAAHATLASIVVTPTYAARLRPAVESSGLPVRLMELPLDLAGTDDVGQIPLDEEAAYLLAASRLRDLLERHLRAHAPPATCIVSDICHPWTAGLAAGLGVPRLSFLECHGRRREGPRRLPQRDHPRSCRPYSSLTPASSIIFFSFTKRPISCADDTPLKARQSEHICYWR